In one window of Arctopsyche grandis isolate Sample6627 chromosome 6, ASM5162203v2, whole genome shotgun sequence DNA:
- the LOC143913532 gene encoding uncharacterized protein LOC143913532 produces the protein MECRLCLCSAPVASFVSIHDDPHSAHLAQRIWTCCQLRVWKGDHLPDMICLSCVNNLELLDSFRNACFRSDKTSRVKFDESLAIKPEEVWLEDFKSEEETGAHFPPNISSSPDDGEIHGGKTTSDDVSSEMRHIFNTPADELPLRKALDEICSTRSKLDHKINYQDESFYYKFKIHITRQTGENPLKCNVCLKSFHSQSELIEHMNVHGEVKPYICDICLKSFTSKALIRLHMRVHTGVKPYICDICLKSFTSKYHLRRHMIVHTRARPHKCNICLKSFTLKSKLNLHINMHNTGVRLHKCDICLKSFTSKHHLSRHMSVHTGVRPHKCNICLKSFTSKYHLGRHKIVHTGVNPHKCNICLKSFRLKSDLRKYMGIHSGVKPHKCNVCLKSFTSKYHLSRHTSVHTGVRPHKCIICSKSFTSKYHLNVHINMHTGVRPHECEICSKSFTSKSDLRKHTGIHSGEKPHKCYICLKSFKSHLNRHMRMHTGI, from the exons ATGGAGTGCCGGCTTTGTCTCTGCTCTGCTCCAGTAGCCTCCTTCGTCTCCATTCATGACGACCCTCATTCAGCGCATTTGGCGCAgcgcatttggacctgctgtcagctgcgg GTTTGGAAAGGAGACCATCTGCCAGATATGATATGCCTTTCGTGTGTCAACAATTTGGAATTGCTTGACAGCTTTCGAAACGCCTGTTTTCGGAGTGACAAAACGTCGAGAGTAAAGTTCGACGAGTCTTTGGCTATCAAGCCGGAGGAAGTTTGGCTGGAAGATTTTAAAAGCGAAGAGGAAACGGGTGCTCATTTTCCGCCAAACATTTCTAGTTCTCCAGACGATGGCGAG ATACACGGAGGAAAAACTACTTCAGACGATGTCAGCTCAGAAATGagacatatttttaatactccAGCAGACGAATTACCATTACGAAAAGCTTTAGATGAGATATGCTCTACACGTTCCAAATTAGATCATAAAATCAATTATCAAGatgaatcattttattataagttTAAGATACATATCACACGCCAAACTGGAGAAAATCcgttaaaatgtaatgtatgtttaaaatcattccacTCACAATCTGAACTCATTGAACACATGAATGTTCATGGTGAAGTAAAGCCGTAcatatgtgatatttgtttaaaatcattcacttcaaaAGCTCTGATCCGTTTACATATGAGAGTTCATACTGGGGTGAAGCCATAcatatgtgacatttgtttaaaatctttcaCTTCGAAATATCACCTCAGGAGACACATGATTGTGCATACTAGGGCAaggccacacaaatgtaacatttgtttaaaatcattcactttaAAATCTAAACTCAACTTACACATAAATATGCATAATACTGGGGTAAggctacacaaatgtgacatttgtttaaagtcATTCACTTCAAAACATCACCTCAGTAGACACATGAGTGTGCATACTGGGGTAaggccacacaaatgtaacatttgtttaaaatcattcacttcaaaATATCACCTCGGTAGACACAAGATTGTGCACACTGGGGTAAacccacacaaatgtaacatttgtttaaaatcattccgaTTAAAATCTGACCTACGTAAATACATGggtattcatagtggggtaaaaccacacaaatgtaacgtttgtttaaaatcattcacttcaaaATATCATCTCAGTAGACATACAAGTGTGCATACTGGGGTGAGGCCACACAAATGtatcatttgttcaaaatcatttacttcaAAATATCACCTCAATGTACACATAAATATGCATACTGGGGTAAGGCCGCACGAATGTgagatttgttcaaaatcattcacttcaaaATCTGACCTCCGTAAACACACGGGTATTCATAGTGGggaaaaaccacacaaatgttacatttgtttgaaatcattcaaaTCTCATCTTAATAGACACATGAGAATGCACACTGGGATATAG